A DNA window from Sulfitobacter noctilucicola contains the following coding sequences:
- the phnE gene encoding phosphonate ABC transporter, permease protein PhnE — MPVKDLEGRAIWQRRTSRESLAHWVMWLIGVAVFAYCWQQISASTTWFFVWDAPRIAGDIWTRATPPRWEYITQLGKPIWDTLNIATLGTIISLILAVPVAFLAARNTTPSRLFIRPIALLIIVSTRSINSLIWALLLIAIIGPGVFAGVIAIAIRSIGFCAKLLYEAIEEIDETQVEAITATGASRWQVMAYGIVPQIMPAFAGIAVFRWDINIRESTVLGLVGAGGIGLQLSSSLNVLAWPQVSLILLVILAAVVISEWVSAKVRGAII; from the coding sequence ATGCCCGTAAAAGATCTTGAAGGCCGTGCAATCTGGCAGCGGCGCACCTCCCGCGAGAGTCTGGCGCATTGGGTCATGTGGCTGATTGGCGTTGCGGTCTTTGCCTATTGCTGGCAGCAGATTTCAGCTTCAACGACGTGGTTCTTTGTCTGGGATGCCCCCCGCATCGCGGGTGACATCTGGACCCGTGCGACCCCGCCGCGCTGGGAATACATCACTCAGTTGGGCAAGCCGATCTGGGATACGCTCAACATCGCGACGCTGGGCACGATCATTTCGCTGATCCTTGCGGTGCCGGTCGCGTTTCTCGCGGCCCGCAACACTACGCCCTCGCGGTTATTCATCCGCCCTATCGCGCTTTTGATCATCGTATCCACACGTTCGATCAACTCGCTTATCTGGGCACTGCTGTTGATCGCAATCATCGGTCCCGGCGTTTTCGCAGGTGTCATCGCCATTGCAATCCGATCCATCGGGTTCTGTGCCAAGCTGCTTTATGAAGCCATCGAAGAGATTGACGAGACACAGGTCGAAGCGATCACGGCCACAGGTGCATCACGCTGGCAGGTAATGGCATACGGCATCGTGCCGCAGATCATGCCGGCCTTTGCAGGGATCGCGGTGTTCCGTTGGGACATCAACATCCGCGAAAGCACGGTTCTTGGCTTGGTCGGTGCGGGCGGTATCGGGCTGCAATTGTCCTCCTCGCTCAACGTATTGGCGTGGCCACAGGTGTCTCTGATCCTGCTGGTGATCCTGGCGGCTGTTGTTATTTCCGAATGGGTATCAGCGAAGGTACGCGGAGCTATCATTTGA
- a CDS encoding FtsX-like permease family protein codes for MIHACLAALWSHWRRNPLQLFAYFAGLALATALWSGVQAINSEARASYDAAASTLGDGQFDQLVPRQGDGIELETYVALRRAGWLVSPVVEGRLEGVRLIGIDPLTSPTGLGIADLSQTPDFLDAEGADQLVANAQTAQVLEGKATLRTDATIAPGIAVGDIATVQEMLGTARLSRLLVLPEQPIGRPDLETVASDLMVQPAQQVADIGQLTDSFHLNLTAFGLLSFAVGLFIVHSTIGLAFEQRRGMIRILRSLGVPLRMVVALIAIEMMTLAAIGAGVGIVLGYIIAALLLPDVAATLRGLYGAEISGVLGIRTEWWLSGLLIALFGTAFALAGRIWQIVRMPLLASGRPRAWVMASASRFKVQTAAAFVLLTATGALALFGSGLYAGFALLGCLLIGAALALPVLASLALSWVQGRGTAPVWQWFWADTRQQLPGLSLALMALLLAVSANIGVSTMVSSFRLTFVGFLDQRLAPELFVQVETADQSAALLAMMARDNTEVLPLVSTRGQVAGQTVELYGVRVGPTYRDAWVFLDAQNAAWDAVADGTAVVVNEQLARRSNLWVGDSVDIANDLTLPIAAVVGDYGNPQGQVVMSEDVFIKLHPELVPLRFGIRTQNASELRSRIVDQVGISDSAIVDQASIKALSLEVFERTFTVTAALNVLTLLVAGFAILMSLLTLADLRLPQLAPVWALGLTRRELGLLELLRAVAFAALVFVLAVPLGLALAWVLLSVINVEAFGWRLPMFLFPFEYFRLGLYAMVAAFLAAAWPALRLMRTPPSALLKVFANER; via the coding sequence ATGATCCACGCCTGTCTGGCAGCGCTGTGGTCGCATTGGCGGCGCAACCCTCTGCAGCTGTTCGCCTATTTCGCGGGCCTTGCACTGGCCACGGCGCTGTGGTCCGGCGTGCAGGCCATCAACAGCGAGGCGCGGGCGAGCTATGATGCGGCGGCTTCCACACTGGGCGATGGCCAGTTTGACCAGCTTGTCCCCCGTCAAGGGGATGGCATTGAGCTGGAGACCTATGTCGCGCTGCGCCGCGCGGGATGGCTTGTGTCTCCGGTGGTCGAAGGGCGGCTTGAAGGGGTGCGCCTAATCGGGATTGATCCGCTCACGTCACCGACGGGATTGGGTATCGCTGATCTTTCGCAAACCCCAGACTTTCTGGACGCCGAAGGCGCGGATCAACTGGTCGCGAATGCCCAGACGGCGCAAGTTCTGGAGGGCAAGGCAACACTGCGCACCGATGCAACCATCGCCCCCGGTATCGCGGTCGGCGATATTGCCACCGTTCAGGAGATGTTAGGCACCGCTCGACTATCGCGGCTTCTGGTCTTGCCTGAGCAGCCTATCGGAAGACCCGATCTGGAGACTGTGGCCTCCGACCTGATGGTGCAACCGGCGCAACAGGTGGCGGACATTGGACAGCTGACTGACAGTTTTCACCTGAACCTCACAGCTTTCGGATTGCTAAGCTTTGCTGTGGGCTTGTTCATTGTTCACAGCACCATCGGGCTGGCGTTCGAGCAGCGGCGCGGAATGATCCGGATACTGCGGTCGCTTGGCGTACCCTTGCGTATGGTTGTCGCGCTTATCGCGATTGAGATGATGACCCTTGCTGCCATCGGTGCAGGGGTCGGGATCGTGCTGGGTTACATCATTGCAGCGCTTTTGCTGCCTGATGTCGCGGCGACCCTGCGCGGCCTTTACGGAGCCGAGATTTCAGGTGTGCTGGGCATCCGTACAGAGTGGTGGCTTTCGGGTCTTTTGATCGCGCTTTTCGGGACAGCTTTCGCTCTGGCTGGCCGCATCTGGCAGATTGTTCGGATGCCACTACTGGCAAGCGGGCGGCCTAGAGCCTGGGTTATGGCGTCAGCTTCGCGGTTCAAAGTGCAGACAGCAGCGGCATTCGTCCTGCTGACTGCAACAGGCGCGCTGGCGTTGTTTGGTAGCGGGCTTTATGCCGGCTTCGCGCTCTTGGGTTGCCTTCTCATCGGTGCGGCGCTGGCGCTGCCGGTCCTCGCGTCGCTCGCACTGTCGTGGGTGCAGGGACGGGGGACAGCCCCTGTCTGGCAGTGGTTCTGGGCGGATACGCGTCAACAATTGCCGGGGCTGAGCCTCGCGCTGATGGCGCTACTGCTGGCGGTTTCAGCCAACATCGGCGTGTCCACCATGGTGTCGAGTTTCCGGCTGACCTTTGTCGGTTTTCTGGATCAGCGGTTGGCACCTGAATTGTTTGTGCAGGTCGAAACCGCCGATCAAAGTGCTGCGCTTTTGGCGATGATGGCCCGGGATAACACAGAAGTTTTGCCGCTTGTCTCGACCAGAGGTCAGGTTGCGGGGCAGACCGTAGAACTTTACGGCGTGCGGGTGGGGCCAACCTACCGTGATGCTTGGGTATTTCTTGATGCACAGAACGCCGCCTGGGACGCTGTGGCGGATGGCACTGCGGTGGTGGTGAATGAACAACTCGCGCGGCGATCCAATCTATGGGTTGGTGATAGCGTAGATATTGCAAACGATCTGACGTTACCCATCGCCGCAGTCGTGGGCGATTATGGCAATCCGCAAGGGCAGGTGGTCATGTCTGAAGACGTGTTCATTAAATTGCATCCCGAACTGGTGCCGCTGAGGTTTGGCATCCGGACGCAAAACGCAAGTGAGCTGCGCAGTCGGATTGTCGATCAAGTGGGCATTTCTGACAGCGCTATCGTAGATCAAGCTTCTATCAAGGCGCTGTCACTCGAAGTCTTTGAGCGAACCTTTACCGTCACGGCAGCGCTGAATGTATTGACGCTTCTGGTCGCAGGCTTTGCGATATTGATGAGCCTGCTTACCCTTGCCGATCTGCGCCTGCCGCAACTGGCCCCTGTTTGGGCACTGGGTCTGACCCGCCGCGAATTGGGTCTGCTTGAACTGCTCCGCGCCGTGGCATTTGCGGCCTTGGTGTTTGTGCTCGCGGTACCGCTGGGCTTGGCGCTGGCGTGGGTTCTGCTTAGCGTCATCAATGTTGAAGCCTTTGGCTGGCGCTTGCCGATGTTTCTTTTCCCGTTCGAATACTTTCGCCTCGGCCTTTATGCGATGGTCGCAGCCTTTCTGGCCGCTGCTTGGCCGGCACTGCGCCTGATGCGCACACCTCCTTCCGCATTGTTAAAGGTGTTTGCCAATGAACGCTAA
- a CDS encoding GcvT family protein: protein MRDQVRAVVIGGGIAGCSTLYHLTQEGWTDVMLIERDELTSGTTWHSAAQVTNFGMTQTMVGLKSHSIALYKDLRDDPDYPVGYNYGDGGIRLANTPEQMDGYRHFASMAAGMGVEFEVIDAEECARRHPLISTDNLLGGLWDGSDGHIDPAQLCQALARRARLAGAEVNRHTSVTDLTQHADGTWTVHTDKGDVRCEVVINAGGYRCNEVGAMMGVEHPVASMEHQYFLTEDIPAIAEAGHRMPLLRCPISDYYCRQEKGGLLLGFYEQDCRTWGMDGIDPKFTNALCPDDLDRVTDVLEGAFERMPALMETGIRQVVNGPITYTIDGAPLVGPIPGKRNAYCIIGLRAGLGEGGGHGWLLAQQIVHGEAEYDTWVIDPRRFTGHASVELTALKAIEDYQNEFRFHFPHEHRPAGRPMKTTPLTQTLVAEGAEMGTVNGWERIDYIKPSPDFHETLGFKFNEVHSVVAEEVAAIASGVGMTEVSGFNRFELTGADVHEFLDRMICGTVPRRPNRVGLGYLLNPYGMIKAEATIANIPASPRGPDRVWYGSAAASEFHDMDWLQSHLRPDEDVQIRSLTNAQTILVLAGPKARDVLSAASRGDWSASAFPWLSLRETHIGIAPATVLGVSFSGELAYEIHVPNESLLAAYTALRAAGREHGLRLFGSRAVESMRMEKGFLHWKSDILTEFDPFETGLDRFVKLDKSDFIGKDALLERKAAGPQRRLVTLSVDTDEAPAHGGASLRMNGEIVGTVTSGDWGHRTGLNLALAFIEPALATPGTEMTVDIIGVPTPAKVIESGPYDPTYARMRS from the coding sequence ATGCGCGATCAGGTGCGGGCTGTAGTCATCGGGGGTGGCATCGCAGGGTGCTCAACGCTGTACCATCTAACGCAGGAAGGCTGGACAGACGTTATGCTCATCGAACGCGATGAGCTGACATCGGGGACCACATGGCACTCTGCCGCACAGGTCACAAACTTCGGCATGACGCAGACAATGGTCGGTCTGAAAAGCCACTCCATCGCGCTTTATAAAGATTTGCGTGACGATCCGGATTATCCGGTCGGCTACAATTACGGTGATGGCGGCATCCGTCTGGCGAACACGCCAGAACAGATGGATGGCTACCGCCATTTCGCATCTATGGCTGCGGGCATGGGCGTGGAATTCGAAGTGATCGATGCTGAGGAATGTGCACGCAGGCATCCGTTGATCTCGACGGACAATTTGCTTGGTGGTCTTTGGGACGGCAGTGACGGACACATCGACCCCGCGCAGTTGTGTCAGGCACTGGCCCGTCGTGCGCGTCTGGCCGGGGCAGAGGTAAACAGGCACACTTCCGTCACCGACCTGACCCAGCACGCCGATGGCACATGGACCGTACATACTGACAAAGGAGATGTCCGCTGCGAAGTTGTCATCAACGCGGGTGGCTACCGCTGTAACGAGGTGGGCGCAATGATGGGTGTAGAGCATCCTGTTGCCTCGATGGAGCATCAGTATTTCCTTACCGAAGACATTCCCGCCATCGCAGAGGCCGGTCACCGCATGCCGCTGCTGCGCTGCCCGATCAGCGATTATTATTGCCGTCAGGAAAAAGGCGGTTTGCTGTTGGGGTTCTACGAACAGGATTGCCGCACATGGGGCATGGACGGCATCGACCCCAAGTTCACCAATGCATTGTGTCCCGACGATCTGGACCGCGTAACAGATGTGCTTGAGGGAGCTTTCGAGCGTATGCCAGCCCTTATGGAAACGGGCATCAGGCAAGTTGTGAACGGCCCCATCACATACACAATCGACGGCGCCCCGCTGGTGGGGCCAATCCCGGGAAAACGTAACGCATACTGCATTATCGGGTTGCGTGCCGGTCTGGGTGAGGGCGGTGGCCACGGCTGGTTGCTGGCACAACAGATCGTGCATGGCGAAGCGGAGTACGACACTTGGGTGATTGATCCGCGCCGCTTCACAGGTCACGCGAGCGTCGAGCTGACAGCGCTCAAAGCGATTGAGGACTACCAGAACGAGTTCCGCTTCCATTTCCCTCATGAGCACCGCCCCGCCGGACGCCCGATGAAGACGACACCGCTGACCCAGACGCTGGTGGCGGAAGGCGCTGAGATGGGCACAGTGAATGGTTGGGAACGCATCGACTATATCAAACCGTCACCAGATTTTCACGAAACACTCGGGTTCAAATTCAATGAGGTCCACTCTGTTGTGGCAGAAGAAGTTGCAGCCATTGCATCAGGCGTCGGCATGACCGAGGTATCAGGCTTCAACCGGTTTGAACTGACGGGTGCAGATGTGCACGAATTTCTCGATCGCATGATTTGTGGCACGGTCCCCCGGCGGCCCAATCGTGTAGGCCTTGGCTATCTGCTGAACCCCTACGGGATGATCAAAGCCGAGGCGACGATTGCCAATATCCCGGCCTCGCCGCGCGGACCTGATCGTGTGTGGTACGGTTCTGCTGCTGCCTCCGAATTTCATGATATGGATTGGTTGCAAAGCCATCTGCGCCCTGACGAGGATGTGCAAATCAGGTCCTTGACCAATGCCCAGACGATCCTTGTGCTGGCCGGACCCAAGGCGCGCGATGTGCTGTCTGCTGCGTCACGGGGCGACTGGTCTGCATCTGCATTCCCGTGGTTGTCGCTGCGCGAGACGCATATCGGGATCGCCCCCGCAACTGTCTTGGGCGTGAGCTTTTCCGGCGAGCTGGCCTACGAAATTCACGTTCCGAACGAGAGCCTGCTTGCAGCATATACCGCGCTGCGGGCCGCGGGGCGGGAACACGGTTTGCGCCTGTTCGGCTCGCGTGCAGTGGAGTCCATGCGGATGGAAAAAGGTTTCCTGCATTGGAAATCAGACATCCTGACAGAATTTGATCCCTTCGAGACGGGGTTGGACAGGTTTGTTAAGCTCGACAAGTCCGACTTTATCGGCAAAGACGCCCTGCTGGAGCGCAAAGCAGCAGGACCGCAACGCCGTCTGGTGACACTTTCTGTCGATACAGATGAAGCCCCCGCGCACGGAGGGGCCAGCCTGCGTATGAACGGGGAAATCGTTGGGACGGTCACATCAGGTGACTGGGGGCACCGAACAGGTCTGAACCTTGCGCTGGCCTTTATTGAACCCGCTCTCGCGACGCCGGGCACGGAGATGACCGTTGATATCATCGGCGTGCCGACACCCGCAAAAGTGATCGAAAGCGGACCATACGATCCGACCTATGCGCGGATGCGCAGTTAA
- the phnE gene encoding phosphonate ABC transporter, permease protein PhnE yields the protein MSELNTLIGQPWRKPSFIKRPWLRWALVLGAIAYLIAAYMTIEVNWSRVYEGLERGKKFVLAFTSPDFTTRSSDIYEGMLESIIMTVASSVVGIAISIPIALGAARNVAPLPVYLICRSIIAISRALQEIIVAILLVAIFGFGPLAGFLTLSFATIGFLSKLLAEDIESMDRVQAEAIKASGARWTQWINYGVQPQVMPRLIGLSMYRLDINFRESAILGLVGAGGIGATLNTAFDRYEYDTAAAILLIIILIVMALEYLSGVIRARVQ from the coding sequence ATGAGCGAGCTAAACACATTGATCGGCCAGCCATGGCGCAAGCCGTCTTTCATCAAACGCCCCTGGTTGCGTTGGGCGCTGGTCCTTGGAGCGATCGCCTATCTCATCGCAGCCTATATGACGATCGAGGTGAACTGGAGCCGCGTCTATGAAGGGCTTGAGCGCGGCAAGAAGTTCGTGCTGGCCTTCACCAGCCCCGATTTCACCACCCGCTCATCCGATATCTACGAAGGGATGCTGGAAAGCATCATCATGACTGTCGCTTCTTCGGTCGTGGGTATCGCGATTTCAATACCCATCGCGCTTGGGGCCGCCCGCAATGTGGCCCCTCTACCCGTCTATCTCATTTGCCGGTCTATCATCGCGATCAGCCGCGCTCTGCAAGAGATCATCGTGGCGATCCTGCTGGTGGCGATCTTCGGCTTTGGCCCGCTGGCAGGTTTCCTGACGCTCAGTTTTGCGACCATCGGCTTTCTGTCAAAGCTGCTGGCTGAGGACATCGAAAGTATGGACCGCGTTCAGGCTGAAGCGATCAAGGCATCGGGCGCGCGCTGGACCCAATGGATCAACTACGGTGTGCAACCACAGGTCATGCCACGCCTCATTGGCCTTAGCATGTACCGGCTCGACATCAACTTTCGTGAAAGTGCGATTTTGGGGTTGGTCGGTGCAGGCGGTATCGGGGCTACGTTGAACACCGCGTTTGACCGGTATGAATATGACACCGCTGCAGCGATCCTTCTGATTATCATCCTTATCGTGATGGCGCTGGAATACCTGTCCGGTGTGATCCGCGCGAGGGTACAATAA
- a CDS encoding HAD-IIA family hydrolase — MGISEGTRSYHLNLDEAFAAYEGVRARLPEPRQRGACVSLPDLDALAEDFDTFFLDAFGVLNIGETAIPGVPERVARLQAAGKRVLIVSNAAGFPHASLMEKYTRLGYDFAPEDVITSRKALLHGLRSLPNRHFGLMATENLGRADLEALNVTYLAEDPDVYAEVEAFLLIGSAVWTQERQELLEDALRRNPRPVYVGNPDIVAPRESGFSTEPGAFAHRLADATGLMPEFYGKPFGTIYDLAFERVPTADKARTLMVGDSLHTDILGGQTAGIGTALIAGYGFFAGADVHAHISAAAIYPDFILDRP, encoded by the coding sequence ATGGGTATCAGCGAAGGTACGCGGAGCTATCATTTGAACCTGGATGAAGCCTTTGCCGCCTACGAAGGCGTACGTGCCAGACTGCCTGAACCACGCCAGCGGGGAGCCTGTGTTTCCCTGCCTGATCTTGATGCGCTGGCTGAGGACTTCGATACGTTCTTTCTGGATGCTTTTGGTGTTCTGAACATAGGCGAGACCGCGATCCCCGGCGTGCCGGAACGGGTGGCAAGGTTGCAGGCCGCAGGGAAACGCGTGCTGATCGTATCAAATGCCGCGGGCTTCCCCCATGCTTCCCTGATGGAGAAATACACGCGCCTCGGCTACGACTTTGCGCCAGAAGATGTAATCACCAGTCGCAAGGCGTTGCTTCATGGCCTGCGTTCTCTTCCCAACCGCCACTTCGGTCTGATGGCGACAGAGAACCTTGGCCGCGCTGATCTGGAAGCGCTCAATGTGACCTATCTGGCTGAAGACCCTGATGTCTACGCAGAGGTTGAAGCGTTTTTGCTGATCGGAAGTGCTGTGTGGACGCAAGAACGGCAGGAGCTGCTAGAGGATGCGCTACGGCGTAATCCGCGTCCGGTCTATGTTGGCAACCCGGACATCGTGGCACCGAGAGAGAGCGGCTTTTCTACAGAACCCGGAGCCTTTGCGCACCGACTTGCGGATGCCACCGGCCTTATGCCCGAATTCTACGGCAAACCGTTCGGCACAATCTACGATTTGGCGTTTGAACGCGTCCCTACCGCCGATAAGGCGCGGACCCTCATGGTGGGTGACAGTCTGCACACTGATATTCTGGGCGGGCAGACTGCAGGCATCGGAACAGCGCTCATTGCGGGCTATGGCTTTTTCGCAGGGGCGGATGTGCATGCACATATCTCCGCCGCTGCAATCTATCCCGACTTTATTCTAGACCGTCCTTAA
- the gph gene encoding phosphoglycolate phosphatase (PGP is an essential enzyme in the glycolate salvage pathway in higher organisms (photorespiration in plants). Phosphoglycolate results from the oxidase activity of RubisCO in the Calvin cycle when concentrations of carbon dioxide are low relative to oxygen. This enzyme is a member of the Haloacid Dehalogenase (HAD) superfamily of aspartate-nucleophile hydrolase enzymes (PF00702).) — MIPPKAIIFDLDGTLIHSAPDLHAAANVALASEGRDPLDLDTVISFIGNGVDALIAKSLDVTGGSDAALHVRALATFMAFYTQNMTTLTKAYPGVIAALNDFRDTGIPLGICTNKPVQPARDICDQMGLTAYFADITGAQDGQARKPDPAPLLASIDNLGVDPAQALYVGDSAVDYHTARNAHVSFRLFSKGYLNDPLPDLSESDSFDDWAAHGIPLPE, encoded by the coding sequence ATGATCCCCCCCAAAGCGATAATCTTCGATCTTGATGGCACATTGATACACAGCGCCCCCGACCTGCATGCGGCCGCAAATGTCGCACTGGCGTCAGAGGGGCGCGATCCGCTCGATCTCGACACCGTCATTTCCTTTATCGGGAACGGGGTCGATGCCCTGATCGCGAAGTCGCTTGATGTGACAGGCGGCTCTGACGCAGCGTTACATGTCCGCGCGCTGGCGACGTTTATGGCGTTCTATACGCAGAACATGACCACCCTGACAAAGGCATACCCCGGCGTGATAGCGGCCCTTAATGACTTTCGCGACACCGGCATCCCACTTGGCATTTGCACCAACAAACCTGTGCAACCGGCTCGCGATATCTGTGATCAGATGGGCCTCACCGCCTACTTTGCGGATATCACAGGTGCACAGGATGGGCAGGCCAGAAAGCCAGATCCGGCGCCGCTGCTGGCCAGCATTGATAACCTCGGTGTGGACCCGGCACAGGCGCTTTATGTCGGGGACAGTGCAGTCGATTATCACACAGCTCGCAACGCCCATGTTTCTTTTCGTCTCTTCTCGAAAGGATATCTGAACGACCCGTTGCCCGATTTGTCAGAAAGCGACAGCTTTGATGATTGGGCCGCGCACGGCATTCCGTTGCCGGAATGA
- a CDS encoding ABC transporter ATP-binding protein codes for MLLEFKDVKKSYPGSDGPVAVLNGVSFRLGQGETLALTGESGSGKSTLLHIASGLEQADAGRVLLDGQNMTQADDSSRAALRRTDISLVFQQFNLIPSLTVAANISFQARLAGRVDTQHIDGLTKALGLAEHLGKYPETLSGGQQQRVAIARALAARPKLLLADEPTGNLDEATAADVLEQMLNLVAQTGAALMMVTHSPKIAGQMDRQLHLRGGVLV; via the coding sequence ATGCTGCTAGAATTCAAAGACGTCAAAAAGTCCTATCCGGGCAGCGACGGGCCGGTGGCTGTGCTGAACGGCGTCTCTTTCCGGCTGGGGCAGGGTGAGACGCTGGCGCTGACCGGAGAATCGGGCAGTGGCAAAAGCACGCTGCTACACATCGCCAGCGGGCTTGAGCAGGCCGATGCGGGACGCGTTCTGCTGGACGGTCAAAACATGACGCAGGCCGATGACAGTTCTCGCGCGGCATTGCGACGGACCGATATTTCTTTGGTATTTCAACAGTTCAATCTGATCCCTTCGCTGACCGTCGCGGCAAACATCAGCTTTCAGGCCCGTCTTGCAGGTCGCGTCGATACCCAACACATCGATGGTCTGACGAAAGCGCTGGGGCTGGCGGAGCATCTGGGCAAATACCCTGAAACCCTGTCGGGTGGGCAGCAGCAGCGCGTCGCTATCGCGCGTGCGCTTGCCGCGCGTCCGAAGCTGCTGCTGGCGGATGAGCCGACAGGAAATCTTGATGAGGCAACGGCGGCTGACGTGCTTGAGCAGATGTTGAACCTCGTCGCTCAAACCGGTGCGGCGCTGATGATGGTGACACATTCACCCAAGATCGCAGGTCAGATGGACCGCCAATTGCACCTGCGCGGCGGCGTACTGGTATGA
- the phnC gene encoding phosphonate ABC transporter ATP-binding protein, producing MLRLEKLVKTYKTGDQALKAVELEVPEGQVLALIGPSGAGKSTLIRCINRLVEPTSGKVYLGDVELTGLSSGALRRERRRMGMIFQEYALVERLTVMENVLSGRLGYVGFWRSFLRRFPQSDVDEAFRLLDRVGLAHMADKRADELSGGQRQRVGICRALIQNPALLLVDEPTASLDPKTSRQIMRLICELCKERGLAAIINIHDVALAQMFVQRVIGLRFGAVEFDGPPDGLTPDVLTTIYGEEDWEATIEAVDEDDDEVEAAE from the coding sequence ATGCTACGGCTTGAGAAACTCGTCAAAACTTACAAAACCGGGGATCAGGCGCTCAAGGCGGTCGAACTGGAGGTCCCCGAGGGGCAGGTTCTGGCGCTGATCGGGCCGTCAGGTGCAGGCAAATCGACCCTCATCCGCTGCATCAACCGGTTGGTAGAGCCGACATCCGGCAAGGTCTATCTGGGGGATGTGGAACTGACGGGACTGTCTTCTGGTGCGCTGCGTCGCGAACGCCGCCGAATGGGCATGATCTTTCAGGAATATGCGCTTGTTGAACGACTGACGGTGATGGAAAACGTTCTGTCCGGTCGTTTGGGCTATGTCGGTTTCTGGCGCAGCTTTTTGCGCCGGTTTCCGCAATCCGATGTGGATGAAGCCTTTCGCCTGCTTGATCGCGTAGGCCTTGCACACATGGCCGACAAACGCGCGGACGAGCTTTCCGGCGGACAGCGCCAGCGCGTGGGCATTTGCCGTGCGCTTATACAGAACCCTGCCCTGTTGCTGGTGGACGAACCGACGGCTTCCCTTGATCCCAAAACCTCGCGCCAGATCATGCGCTTGATCTGCGAGCTTTGCAAAGAACGCGGGTTGGCGGCGATCATCAACATTCATGACGTGGCTCTTGCGCAGATGTTTGTGCAGCGTGTGATCGGGTTGCGTTTCGGTGCTGTGGAATTCGACGGTCCGCCTGACGGGCTGACGCCTGATGTGCTGACCACCATCTACGGAGAGGAAGACTGGGAAGCGACGATTGAAGCGGTCGACGAGGACGATGACGAAGTGGAGGCCGCTGAATGA
- the phnD gene encoding phosphate/phosphite/phosphonate ABC transporter substrate-binding protein → MKNILLSGAAVALTFAFAQTAAAQDCPRGDLDARFCDVDGDLIADTPTDASELVDPDTLIFAYTPVEDPAVYKAAWSDFLAHLEAETGKSVVFFPVQNNAAQIEAMRSGRLHIAGFNTGSNPLAVNCAGFNPFTIMASKDGNFGYEMEIITYPGSGIEKVEDIKGKQLAFTSPTSNSGFKAPSAILKGDFDMLPERDFEPVYSGKHDNSILGVANKDYMAASIANSVKARMLSRDVITEDQVKTIYKSQTFPTTGFGTAHNLTPELKDKIKNAFFNFEWEGTSLQAEFEKSNEGQFLPMTYKEFWEVIRKIDTANGVSYSCE, encoded by the coding sequence ATGAAGAACATTCTTTTGTCCGGCGCTGCCGTGGCACTCACCTTTGCATTCGCTCAAACCGCTGCGGCGCAGGACTGCCCACGCGGTGATCTGGATGCACGATTTTGCGATGTGGACGGCGATCTGATCGCAGACACGCCAACGGATGCGTCCGAACTTGTGGACCCTGATACACTGATCTTTGCCTACACGCCTGTTGAAGATCCCGCCGTCTACAAAGCGGCCTGGTCCGACTTTCTGGCGCATTTGGAAGCGGAGACCGGCAAGTCTGTTGTCTTCTTCCCGGTCCAGAACAATGCGGCACAGATTGAGGCAATGCGCTCTGGTCGTTTGCACATTGCAGGTTTCAACACCGGCTCGAACCCGCTGGCTGTGAACTGTGCCGGTTTCAACCCCTTCACCATTATGGCGTCCAAAGATGGCAACTTCGGGTACGAGATGGAAATCATCACCTATCCCGGTTCCGGCATCGAAAAAGTCGAAGACATTAAGGGCAAGCAGTTGGCCTTTACTTCGCCCACGTCGAACTCCGGCTTCAAAGCTCCGTCAGCGATCCTGAAGGGCGATTTCGACATGCTGCCCGAGCGTGACTTCGAGCCTGTTTATTCAGGCAAGCACGACAACTCGATCCTCGGCGTGGCCAACAAAGACTACATGGCGGCCTCTATCGCCAACTCGGTCAAGGCACGTATGCTGAGCCGTGATGTGATTACCGAAGATCAGGTCAAAACGATCTACAAATCGCAGACTTTCCCGACCACGGGTTTCGGCACGGCGCATAACCTTACTCCTGAGCTGAAGGACAAGATCAAGAACGCCTTCTTCAACTTCGAGTGGGAAGGCACGTCGCTTCAGGCTGAGTTCGAGAAGTCGAACGAAGGACAGTTCCTGCCGATGACTTACAAGGAATTCTGGGAAGTGATCCGCAAGATCGATACTGCAAATGGCGTGAGCTATTCCTGCGAGTAA